The following proteins are encoded in a genomic region of Maribacter hydrothermalis:
- a CDS encoding glycoside hydrolase family 2 TIM barrel-domain containing protein, with product MKNSIEICVFGIFLLTAFVTAQAPKWENPEWENPEIFQINREDPTASLYRYQNIELALKNDSWENSSFYQSLNGEWDFKYAASVPERPITFFNSDFDTSGWDKITVPSNWELKGYGIPIYTNVVYPFPKNPPFIPHDINSVGSYKRNFETPINWEGKEVYLHFGAVSGAMYVYLNGQMVGYSEGSKTPAEFNISKYLKVGKNDLSVQVLRWSDASYLEDQDFWRLSGIDRDVYVYATNKATIKDYTVVADLDETYTNGQFSLNLKLANTGKKEKGAQVEVSLLDGAKEIFKVNQKIDIVEGLTSVKFAQEIPNIKTWNAEKPNLYTMLFTLKDNKGNVTEAISSKIGFRKIEIKNNQFLVNGMPVLIKGVNLHDHDEVTGHVISEEVTLKDMEVMKRNNINSIRCSHYPKNEFFYRMADKYGFYVVDEANIEIHGMGATNQGLDGDEAAIAIHPAYRPEWKEMHLDRTIRMFERDKNYTSIVTWSLGNEAGNGQNLFDTYDWLKAHDTTRPVQYEGATNFSNTDIQAPMYARIDQTIAYAENNPKRPLIQCEYAHAMGNSVGNLQDYWDVIEKYDVLQGGFIWDWVDQGLKATNEEGVEFYAFGGDLGGAELQNDNNFCLNGLVNPDRSAHPSLYEVKKVYQYVKFKAENPKSGKISLKNMYDFTNLSEYSFSWKLLENGVEVGKGNIADVDIAPYETKEVQIDLPELINTASEYHLNVYMTTKYESALIPEHYLLAYEQFQLTDFKPSVFDENIEGLKVTKIADIISVKGDGFEIGFNSKDGTLSSIDYGQGNLLQQGPTVNFWRAPIDNDYGYNMPKRLKKWKDATETQNLINMEVNSNEGEKIIDAVKLTANPFKFRNDLQLSANYNLPSVNGQVRVTYSININGEIMVSTQLNGIESDLPILPRFGNNLIIDISYDEVEWYGRGAHENYQDRKTSALVGVYNANVSDLYFEYIRPQENGNRTDIRTLSFKNKNGKGIKITAPELFSFSAHHQLNSDFDEGMQKRQRHTFDIPTRDLININIDHSQMGVGGDNSWGLLPLEKYQIQPKNLSFEYVISPIR from the coding sequence ATGAAAAACAGTATTGAAATTTGCGTTTTCGGCATCTTTTTATTGACGGCATTTGTAACTGCACAAGCTCCAAAATGGGAAAATCCGGAGTGGGAAAACCCAGAAATATTTCAAATAAATCGGGAAGATCCCACAGCATCGCTATATCGGTATCAAAATATTGAATTAGCTTTAAAGAATGATAGTTGGGAGAATTCTTCATTCTATCAGTCGTTAAATGGAGAATGGGATTTTAAGTATGCCGCAAGTGTGCCAGAAAGACCAATAACATTTTTTAATTCGGATTTTGATACATCGGGTTGGGACAAAATTACAGTTCCATCTAATTGGGAACTAAAAGGGTATGGTATTCCTATATATACGAATGTCGTGTATCCGTTTCCTAAAAATCCACCATTTATTCCTCATGATATCAACTCCGTTGGGAGCTACAAACGTAATTTTGAAACTCCAATAAACTGGGAAGGCAAAGAGGTTTATTTGCATTTTGGAGCCGTAAGCGGTGCCATGTATGTGTATCTAAACGGACAAATGGTAGGCTATAGCGAAGGCAGTAAAACTCCAGCAGAATTCAATATTTCTAAATATCTAAAAGTGGGTAAAAATGATTTATCGGTTCAAGTATTACGTTGGTCTGACGCTAGTTATTTGGAAGATCAAGATTTTTGGCGTTTAAGTGGGATAGACAGAGATGTGTATGTATATGCGACAAATAAAGCGACCATAAAAGATTACACGGTGGTGGCAGATTTAGATGAAACCTATACCAATGGCCAATTCAGTCTAAATTTAAAGTTGGCAAATACAGGGAAGAAGGAAAAAGGTGCCCAAGTAGAAGTTTCTTTATTAGATGGTGCTAAAGAAATATTTAAAGTAAACCAGAAAATAGATATTGTTGAGGGCTTAACTTCTGTAAAATTTGCTCAAGAAATTCCGAATATAAAAACATGGAACGCTGAAAAACCGAACCTGTACACCATGCTTTTTACATTAAAAGATAATAAAGGCAATGTAACTGAAGCCATAAGTTCAAAAATAGGATTCAGAAAAATTGAAATTAAAAACAATCAGTTTTTAGTAAACGGAATGCCTGTATTGATAAAAGGAGTGAATTTGCATGACCATGATGAAGTAACTGGTCACGTTATTAGTGAAGAAGTCACATTGAAAGATATGGAGGTGATGAAACGCAATAATATCAATTCCATTCGTTGTAGTCATTATCCAAAAAATGAGTTTTTCTATAGAATGGCAGATAAATACGGGTTTTATGTAGTAGATGAAGCAAACATTGAAATTCATGGAATGGGAGCAACCAACCAAGGATTAGATGGTGATGAAGCGGCAATTGCTATTCACCCAGCATATCGCCCAGAATGGAAAGAAATGCATTTAGACAGAACGATTAGAATGTTTGAGCGCGATAAAAATTACACGTCCATTGTAACATGGTCTTTAGGAAATGAAGCTGGTAACGGTCAAAACCTTTTTGATACTTACGATTGGTTAAAGGCACATGATACTACTAGACCTGTACAATATGAAGGAGCAACTAATTTCTCGAATACCGATATACAGGCACCTATGTATGCAAGAATAGACCAGACAATTGCATATGCTGAAAATAACCCTAAAAGGCCATTAATTCAATGCGAATATGCGCACGCAATGGGAAATAGCGTAGGTAACCTTCAGGATTATTGGGATGTTATTGAAAAATATGATGTACTACAAGGCGGATTTATTTGGGATTGGGTAGACCAAGGTTTAAAAGCAACTAATGAAGAAGGTGTAGAATTTTATGCATTCGGCGGGGATTTGGGCGGAGCAGAATTACAGAATGACAATAATTTTTGTTTGAACGGATTAGTGAATCCGGATCGTTCTGCACATCCATCTTTATATGAAGTAAAAAAAGTATATCAATATGTGAAGTTTAAAGCCGAAAATCCGAAATCGGGAAAAATCAGTCTAAAAAATATGTATGATTTTACGAATCTGTCGGAATACAGTTTTTCATGGAAATTATTGGAAAATGGGGTAGAAGTGGGCAAGGGAAATATCGCTGATGTCGATATTGCTCCATACGAAACAAAAGAAGTACAAATAGATTTGCCAGAATTAATAAATACCGCATCTGAGTATCATTTAAATGTATACATGACCACCAAATATGAAAGTGCATTAATTCCAGAACATTATTTGTTGGCGTATGAGCAGTTTCAATTAACGGATTTTAAACCATCAGTTTTTGATGAGAATATTGAAGGTTTGAAGGTGACCAAAATTGCCGATATTATTTCGGTAAAAGGTGACGGCTTTGAAATCGGTTTTAATAGTAAAGACGGTACATTATCGTCTATCGATTACGGACAAGGAAATTTATTACAGCAAGGACCAACCGTAAATTTCTGGCGTGCTCCAATTGATAATGATTATGGCTACAACATGCCTAAGCGTTTAAAAAAATGGAAAGATGCTACGGAAACTCAAAATCTAATAAACATGGAAGTTAATTCTAATGAAGGTGAGAAGATTATCGATGCGGTAAAACTAACGGCTAATCCGTTTAAATTTAGAAATGACTTACAGTTAAGTGCTAATTATAATTTACCATCGGTTAATGGCCAAGTGCGTGTTACCTATTCTATTAATATTAATGGAGAAATAATGGTAAGCACCCAGTTAAATGGAATTGAAAGTGACTTGCCAATTTTACCAAGATTTGGAAATAATCTTATAATTGATATTAGTTATGATGAAGTTGAATGGTATGGTAGGGGAGCGCATGAAAACTATCAAGACCGTAAAACATCTGCTTTAGTTGGTGTTTATAATGCTAATGTATCAGATTTATATTTTGAATATATTCGCCCGCAAGAGAATGGAAACAGAACCGATATAAGAACTTTATCATTTAAAAATAAGAACGGAAAAGGTATAAAAATTACTGCTCCAGAATTGTTTTCCTTCAGTGCTCACCATCAACTAAATTCAGATTTTGATGAAGGCATGCAAAAAAGACAACGGCATACATTTGATATTCCTACAAGAGATTTAATAAACATCAATATAGATCATAGTCAAATGGGTGTTGGTGGTGATAATAGCTGGGGATTACTTCCATTAGAAAAATATCAGATTCAACCAAAAAACCTTTCTTTTGAATATGTAATTAGTCCAATTCGTTAA
- a CDS encoding LytR/AlgR family response regulator transcription factor: MKILKCAIVDDSLTQQKLLERIIDSYENLSLVYSFNSSVEGLKVINTSKIDLLFLDIEMPIMNGFEFLSQLKIQPQVIIISKSQHYALEAFEFNVTDFLLKPITKQRFTIAVQKAIDKIMLHKIKLPENKLMVKHNLKQVELNINEIFWIEALGDYIKIKTKEKNYVILSTLSGFHKKLKDSKFVRVHKSYIINLKMIDRYNHEFAEITGKKIPISRTKNLELDKLLNFLD; this comes from the coding sequence ATGAAAATTTTAAAATGTGCCATTGTAGACGATTCATTAACACAGCAAAAACTATTAGAGCGTATTATTGATAGTTACGAAAATTTAAGCTTAGTATATTCATTTAATAGCAGTGTTGAAGGATTAAAAGTAATAAATACATCAAAAATCGATTTGTTATTTCTAGATATAGAAATGCCTATAATGAACGGATTTGAATTTTTATCCCAATTAAAAATTCAACCTCAGGTTATTATTATCAGTAAAAGTCAGCATTATGCCTTAGAAGCTTTTGAATTTAATGTTACCGATTTTCTTTTAAAACCCATAACCAAACAACGGTTTACTATTGCCGTACAAAAGGCTATAGATAAAATAATGCTTCATAAAATAAAATTACCCGAAAATAAATTAATGGTTAAGCATAACCTTAAGCAAGTAGAACTTAATATCAACGAAATCTTTTGGATAGAAGCATTAGGAGATTACATAAAAATAAAGACCAAAGAAAAAAATTATGTAATACTTTCTACTTTGAGCGGTTTTCATAAAAAGTTGAAAGATTCTAAGTTTGTTAGAGTACACAAATCTTATATCATCAATTTAAAAATGATTGATCGCTATAATCATGAATTCGCTGAAATAACAGGTAAAAAAATTCCGATAAGTCGTACTAAAAATCTTGAACTAGATAAGCTCTTAAATTTCCTTGATTAA
- a CDS encoding aminotransferase class I/II-fold pyridoxal phosphate-dependent enzyme: protein MFSIDEFPGRTINVEGKNYLYFGGTSYLGLQTNTEFQSIFIANVKKYGTAYSASRKSNIQISVFDEIEAYLSNIVGSEACITMSSGYLAGQLVCDYFSDADYKLYYAPNTHSAVLRRNQKVYDNWQELRGDILLNRDKIPVLFLDSIDFSGFNFPNYELLKTLPLKNIILVVDDSHGIGITGINGGGSFQFLQSLYPKELIVSCSLGKGFGIQAGAIFSTNAFIRNIKETQFFGGASPAMPAAIATIKQGQQIIQEKRKILAENTSLFLKNLPNSSILQSSKGHPTFSFKNELLVSQLLDNGIIVTNFRYPTENDALMSRIVLSAAHTENDILHLCNTIKAFPI from the coding sequence ATGTTTAGTATTGATGAATTTCCAGGTAGAACAATTAATGTAGAAGGTAAAAACTATCTATACTTTGGCGGCACTTCTTACTTGGGCCTACAAACTAATACTGAGTTTCAATCGATTTTTATAGCGAACGTAAAAAAATATGGCACAGCTTACAGTGCTTCACGAAAATCCAATATTCAAATTTCAGTTTTCGATGAAATAGAAGCTTACCTATCAAACATCGTAGGTAGCGAGGCTTGTATAACCATGTCATCTGGCTATTTGGCAGGGCAATTGGTTTGTGATTATTTTAGTGATGCGGACTATAAATTATATTACGCTCCCAATACCCATTCTGCAGTTCTTCGAAGAAATCAAAAAGTATATGATAATTGGCAAGAACTCCGTGGTGATATTCTGTTAAATAGAGATAAAATACCTGTCCTTTTTTTAGATAGTATTGATTTTTCCGGCTTTAATTTTCCCAATTATGAACTTTTAAAAACGTTACCGTTAAAAAATATTATTTTGGTGGTAGATGACTCCCATGGCATTGGTATTACCGGAATTAATGGTGGTGGTAGTTTTCAGTTCTTACAATCCTTATATCCGAAAGAACTTATAGTATCATGCTCGCTTGGAAAAGGCTTTGGTATACAGGCAGGTGCCATTTTTAGCACTAATGCCTTTATTAGAAATATAAAAGAAACTCAATTTTTTGGTGGTGCTAGTCCGGCAATGCCTGCAGCAATTGCGACAATAAAACAAGGTCAACAGATTATTCAAGAAAAAAGAAAGATTTTAGCAGAGAACACTTCTTTATTTTTGAAAAATTTACCCAACTCTTCTATTCTTCAAAGTAGTAAAGGTCACCCAACATTTAGTTTTAAAAACGAATTGCTTGTCAGTCAACTTTTAGATAATGGCATTATAGTAACCAATTTTAGATACCCTACAGAGAATGATGCATTAATGAGCAGAATAGTTTTAAGTGCCGCACATACTGAAAATGACATTTTACATCTCTGCAATACCATAAAAGCATTTCCTATTTAA
- the trxB gene encoding thioredoxin-disulfide reductase, whose translation MSEKIERVKTLIIGSGPAGYTAAIYAARADLKPVMYTGMEPGGQLTTTTEVDNFPGYPEGIDGPTMMVQLQQQAERFGTEVRIGMITSVELSKEVGGIHKVVADGEKHIEAETIIISTGATAKYLNIPSEQRLRGGGVSACAVCDGFFYKGQDVAIVGAGDTAAEEASYLANICNKVTMLVRRDEMRASKAMQHRVNSLKNIEVRYNTEVDEVLGDQVVEGLRMVNNQTGEKEEIAITGIFIAIGHKPNTDIFKGQLDMDETGYLITKGKSTKTNLPGVFASGDAQDKEYRQAITAAGTGCMAALDAERYLAAVESKEEVEAN comes from the coding sequence ATGTCTGAGAAAATAGAACGTGTTAAAACATTAATAATAGGATCTGGTCCTGCAGGCTATACTGCAGCAATATATGCTGCTCGTGCCGATTTAAAACCTGTTATGTATACAGGAATGGAGCCAGGAGGTCAATTGACAACTACTACTGAAGTAGATAATTTCCCTGGGTATCCGGAAGGAATAGATGGGCCAACAATGATGGTGCAATTACAACAACAAGCTGAGCGTTTTGGTACCGAAGTAAGAATAGGTATGATTACTTCTGTAGAATTATCAAAAGAGGTGGGAGGTATCCACAAAGTAGTGGCTGATGGTGAAAAGCACATAGAGGCCGAAACCATTATTATATCTACCGGTGCAACAGCTAAGTATTTAAATATACCAAGTGAGCAGCGTTTACGAGGCGGAGGAGTATCTGCATGTGCTGTATGCGATGGGTTTTTCTATAAAGGCCAAGATGTTGCTATTGTTGGTGCTGGGGACACAGCGGCAGAAGAAGCTTCTTACCTTGCCAATATTTGTAATAAAGTAACCATGTTGGTACGTAGAGACGAAATGAGAGCGTCAAAAGCTATGCAGCATAGGGTTAATAGTTTAAAGAATATTGAAGTACGCTATAATACCGAAGTAGACGAGGTTTTAGGTGATCAGGTTGTTGAAGGTTTACGTATGGTAAATAACCAAACTGGAGAAAAAGAAGAAATTGCTATCACAGGTATATTTATAGCAATAGGGCACAAACCGAATACCGATATATTTAAAGGCCAATTAGATATGGATGAAACGGGCTACCTAATTACAAAAGGTAAATCTACCAAAACTAATTTGCCAGGTGTTTTTGCAAGTGGTGACGCTCAAGATAAAGAATATAGACAGGCAATTACAGCTGCAGGTACAGGTTGTATGGCGGCTTTGGATGCAGAACGATATTTAGCTGCGGTTGAATCTAAGGAAGAAGTAGAGGCAAATTAA
- a CDS encoding formylglycine-generating enzyme family protein yields the protein MNKIVRFLGLGLLLIGLVNCKSEPKENKVQEKLAENAKENAKVVKHNVLIEQPKDVAAPDGMVWVSGASFKQGAVSNDKTAMNHEKPAIDVMVDGFFMDATEVTNAQFAAFVKATGYITVAEKGIDWEELKKQVPVGTEKPHDSILQPGSLTFKKSKSSVSNLYDFSQWWNWTIGANWKHPNGPKSSISGKDNYPVVQVSYEDALAYCEWANRRLPTEAEWELASRAGSYGTIYNWGDDASVLKEKANTWEGEFPVENTMADGFELRAPVKSYPPNAYGLYDMAGNVWEWTSDWYNTNYYKETKAKNSVSVNPTGAESPFTPNNQLAKERIIKGGSFLCSASYCASYRVSARMGSSMDSSLEHTGFRTVATVDMLSKE from the coding sequence ATGAATAAAATTGTACGTTTTTTAGGGTTGGGTTTACTTTTAATAGGATTGGTAAACTGTAAGTCAGAGCCCAAGGAAAATAAGGTTCAAGAAAAACTAGCTGAGAACGCTAAAGAGAACGCAAAGGTAGTTAAGCACAATGTTTTAATTGAACAACCAAAAGATGTAGCCGCTCCTGATGGAATGGTTTGGGTATCCGGAGCTTCATTTAAGCAAGGAGCAGTAAGTAATGATAAAACCGCCATGAATCATGAAAAACCAGCAATAGATGTTATGGTCGACGGATTTTTTATGGACGCCACCGAAGTTACCAATGCGCAGTTTGCGGCCTTTGTAAAAGCAACGGGTTATATAACCGTTGCCGAAAAAGGGATAGATTGGGAAGAGTTAAAAAAGCAAGTTCCTGTTGGTACGGAAAAACCACACGATTCTATTTTGCAACCTGGTTCTTTGACCTTTAAAAAATCAAAATCTTCGGTTTCTAATTTATATGATTTCTCACAGTGGTGGAACTGGACTATTGGAGCCAACTGGAAACACCCAAACGGACCAAAAAGTAGCATTAGCGGCAAGGATAACTACCCTGTAGTTCAAGTGTCTTACGAAGATGCCTTAGCATATTGCGAATGGGCAAATAGACGCTTGCCAACAGAGGCGGAATGGGAGTTGGCTTCAAGAGCAGGTTCTTATGGTACAATTTATAATTGGGGAGACGATGCATCCGTTTTAAAAGAAAAAGCAAATACCTGGGAAGGTGAGTTTCCGGTAGAGAATACAATGGCCGATGGTTTTGAACTTCGTGCTCCTGTAAAATCATACCCACCAAACGCGTATGGTTTGTATGATATGGCAGGTAATGTTTGGGAATGGACCAGTGATTGGTACAATACCAATTATTACAAAGAAACTAAAGCTAAAAATTCAGTATCTGTAAACCCTACAGGGGCAGAGAGTCCGTTTACACCTAATAATCAGTTGGCTAAAGAAAGAATAATTAAAGGCGGTTCTTTTTTGTGTAGCGCATCCTATTGCGCTAGTTATAGAGTATCTGCAAGAATGGGCTCTAGTATGGATTCTTCCTTAGAACATACAGGTTTTAGAACGGTAGCAACGGTAGATATGCTTAGTAAGGAGTAA